A single window of uncultured Pseudodesulfovibrio sp. DNA harbors:
- a CDS encoding heme exporter protein CcmB: MLKRAGILASKDLKLSMSGGQGLVQAVLLGLLLIFLFSLSKPLGGGISPQAAGAIFWLASAFGLVLVFNDLFAIEETNGARIGILSSPVPVHAVWIGKGVAGLSLLLISQLVFLPATAAFLGQTVHGPVWLLAVTLVGADIGLVVIGALLGALSQGQAARESLLSVIVFPLLLPVLLSGITLFGMCFSPEPVEAPDKWLGLIFAFDCLFSGAGLFLFPFVYSGEE, encoded by the coding sequence ATGCTGAAACGCGCCGGAATACTTGCTTCCAAAGACCTTAAATTATCAATGTCTGGCGGGCAGGGATTAGTACAGGCCGTTTTGCTTGGTTTGTTACTCATCTTTTTGTTTTCTCTCTCAAAACCGTTGGGTGGCGGCATTTCTCCGCAGGCGGCAGGGGCCATTTTTTGGCTCGCCTCCGCCTTTGGGCTGGTGCTCGTCTTTAACGATCTTTTTGCCATCGAGGAAACCAACGGTGCACGTATAGGCATCCTTTCCTCTCCTGTGCCTGTGCATGCGGTGTGGATTGGCAAAGGTGTGGCCGGGTTGAGTTTGCTCCTGATTTCCCAGCTTGTTTTTCTTCCGGCCACGGCCGCATTCCTCGGGCAGACCGTGCACGGTCCAGTGTGGTTGCTTGCGGTGACTTTGGTCGGGGCCGATATAGGGCTGGTGGTTATCGGTGCGCTCCTTGGGGCGTTGTCTCAGGGACAGGCCGCACGCGAATCCTTATTGTCTGTCATCGTTTTTCCGTTATTGTTGCCAGTGTTGTTGTCAGGGATCACCTTGTTCGGCATGTGCTTTTCGCCGGAACCGGTGGAAGCCCCTGATAAGTGGCTTGGTTTGATTTTTGCCTTTGATTGTCTTTTTTCCGGGGCCGGATTGTTTCTGTTCCCGTTCGTTTATAGTGGGGAAGAGTAA
- a CDS encoding DUF3382 domain-containing protein: MAQQSFISFFLSAGCDNFAQALKRSFVAALWFAFLTFPIMVIRVNTIEKTVAWHWDRMAYIALAVFFGSFVWRWLLARKELKKDESKEESRMESLLTKVQSNTVLKLVALGAIALVAAAFPQVFNLYQTNIMVSCLVYIVLGLGLNIVVGLAGLLDLGYVAFYAVGAYAYALCNMHWGIGFWFMLPIGAILGALLGVILGFPVLRLRGDYLAIVTLGFGEIIRLVLENWGDVTMGPSGISGIDRPALFGMKIGVIGSTQYMYYIMLALLVFTIFCVNRLQNSRIGRAWLALREDEIACQAMGIDKMKTKLMAFALGATWAGMAGVVFAAKTSFINPASFTFWESAIILSIVVIGGMGSIRGVIAGAIILILVPEYLRDFAEFRMLLFGAIMVLVMVFRPQGLISAKRKIYHYTASKTASAGNE; encoded by the coding sequence ATGGCCCAGCAGAGCTTCATCAGCTTCTTCCTGTCCGCCGGGTGCGATAACTTCGCCCAGGCTTTGAAGAGGTCGTTTGTCGCTGCTCTCTGGTTCGCCTTTCTGACATTCCCGATCATGGTTATCAGGGTCAATACCATCGAGAAAACGGTGGCATGGCACTGGGATCGCATGGCGTATATTGCACTGGCTGTCTTTTTTGGTTCCTTTGTCTGGCGCTGGTTGTTGGCCCGCAAGGAACTCAAGAAAGATGAGAGCAAAGAGGAATCCCGTATGGAATCCCTGCTCACCAAGGTGCAGTCCAACACAGTTTTAAAATTAGTAGCTCTTGGCGCCATCGCTTTGGTCGCCGCCGCATTCCCTCAGGTTTTCAATCTGTATCAGACCAACATCATGGTTTCCTGCCTCGTGTACATTGTACTCGGATTGGGACTGAATATCGTTGTCGGTCTGGCTGGGTTGCTTGATCTTGGATACGTGGCTTTCTATGCGGTGGGTGCCTATGCCTATGCCTTGTGCAACATGCACTGGGGCATTGGTTTTTGGTTCATGTTACCCATAGGTGCAATACTTGGTGCGCTTCTTGGCGTCATTCTCGGTTTTCCAGTCCTGCGTCTGCGCGGCGACTATTTGGCTATCGTCACCCTTGGTTTTGGTGAGATTATTCGGTTGGTGCTGGAGAATTGGGGCGATGTCACCATGGGACCTTCCGGTATTTCCGGTATTGATCGTCCGGCACTGTTCGGTATGAAGATCGGTGTTATCGGTTCCACCCAGTACATGTATTATATCATGCTTGCCCTGTTGGTCTTTACGATTTTCTGCGTCAACAGATTGCAGAATTCACGTATTGGCCGGGCGTGGCTCGCATTACGTGAAGATGAAATAGCGTGTCAGGCAATGGGCATCGACAAGATGAAAACCAAACTCATGGCTTTTGCTTTAGGTGCCACCTGGGCCGGTATGGCCGGTGTGGTTTTTGCGGCCAAGACGAGCTTTATCAATCCCGCGTCATTCACCTTTTGGGAATCAGCAATCATTCTGTCCATCGTTGTCATCGGTGGCATGGGGTCTATTCGCGGTGTCATTGCTGGCGCTATCATTCTGATTTTGGTGCCGGAGTATCTCCGTGATTTCGCTGAATTCAGAATGCTCTTGTTTGGTGCCATCATGGTTCTGGTCATGGTGTTCAGACCGCAGGGATTGATCAGCGCCAAGCGTAAAATCTATCATTACACAGCTTCCAAAACTGCGAGTGCAGGCAATGAATAA
- the guaB gene encoding IMP dehydrogenase — protein MSKILDKALTFDDVLLVPGYSNILPDAVDVSTYLTPEIKLNIPLISAAMDTVTESRMAISMARHGGAGVIHKNMSVREQAREIDRVKKSESGMISDPITVHPDDDLGKVKAIMAEYRISGLPVVKGDHLVGIITNRDIRFVKDDNPLVSELMTSRDLVTVPEGIDNEEAKRKLHQHRIEKLLVVDEENRLKGLITIKDINKHKKYPDAVKDSRGRLLVGAAIGVGNDCLSRSEALLHAGADFLVLDSAHGHSENILKSTRELRAAYPQVQLVGGNIATYEGAKALIEAGVDTVKVGIGPGSICTTRVVAGVGVPQITAIMEATRAAREADKCIIADGGIKFSGDVVKALACGANSCMMGSVLAGTDESPGETILYQGRTYKQYRGMGSIDAMKKGSSDRYFQEKSKKLVPEGIVGRVAYRGKVGESLYQFIGGLRSGMGYTGSATLDDLYEKSQMVQISPAGLRESHVHDVTITKESPNYRGDG, from the coding sequence ATGAGCAAGATTCTCGACAAGGCACTGACCTTTGATGACGTTCTCCTGGTACCGGGCTATTCCAACATCCTGCCCGACGCCGTCGACGTGTCAACCTACCTGACCCCCGAGATCAAATTGAACATCCCGCTTATTTCTGCTGCCATGGACACGGTCACCGAGTCCCGCATGGCCATTTCCATGGCCAGGCACGGCGGCGCGGGTGTCATTCACAAGAACATGTCCGTCCGTGAGCAGGCTCGTGAAATTGATCGAGTCAAGAAATCCGAATCCGGCATGATCTCTGATCCCATTACCGTTCATCCTGATGATGATCTTGGTAAGGTCAAGGCTATTATGGCCGAATACCGTATTTCCGGTCTGCCAGTGGTCAAAGGTGATCATCTGGTGGGTATCATCACTAATCGTGACATCCGGTTTGTCAAAGATGACAACCCGTTGGTGTCCGAGCTGATGACCTCGCGTGACCTCGTTACCGTTCCTGAAGGTATCGATAACGAAGAGGCCAAGCGCAAGTTGCATCAGCACCGCATTGAGAAGTTGCTTGTGGTGGACGAAGAGAATCGTCTCAAGGGGCTTATCACCATCAAGGATATCAACAAGCACAAGAAGTACCCTGATGCAGTCAAGGACTCCAGGGGACGATTGCTTGTCGGTGCAGCCATTGGTGTTGGTAACGACTGCCTGAGCCGTTCTGAAGCTTTGCTTCACGCCGGAGCCGACTTCCTGGTGCTTGATTCCGCTCATGGACATTCCGAGAATATTCTCAAGTCCACACGGGAACTCCGTGCCGCCTATCCTCAGGTACAGCTCGTCGGTGGCAACATCGCCACGTACGAAGGGGCCAAGGCGCTTATCGAAGCTGGTGTTGATACCGTCAAGGTCGGCATTGGCCCCGGTTCCATTTGCACCACTCGTGTTGTGGCCGGTGTGGGCGTGCCGCAGATTACGGCGATCATGGAAGCCACTCGTGCAGCTCGTGAAGCCGACAAGTGCATCATCGCAGACGGCGGCATCAAGTTCTCCGGTGACGTGGTTAAGGCCTTGGCCTGCGGTGCCAACTCCTGCATGATGGGTTCGGTGCTTGCCGGTACTGACGAGTCTCCGGGTGAGACCATCTTGTATCAAGGTCGTACCTACAAACAGTATCGCGGCATGGGCTCCATTGACGCCATGAAGAAGGGCAGCTCTGATCGTTACTTCCAGGAGAAATCCAAGAAGCTCGTGCCGGAAGGCATTGTCGGTCGTGTGGCTTATCGTGGTAAAGTGGGCGAATCTTTGTATCAGTTCATCGGCGGATTGCGTTCCGGCATGGGCTACACTGGTTCTGCAACGCTTGACGATTTGTATGAAAAGTCCCAGATGGTCCAGATTTCCCCGGCGGGCCTCAGGGAATCTCATGTTCATGATGTGACCATTACCAAGGAATCCCCGAACTACAGGGGTGACGGCTAA
- a CDS encoding CcmD family protein, producing MSATTYIFIANVAVWLGVAGYLVFLASKSAGLEKRVQQLELLGDDNDS from the coding sequence ATGTCTGCAACCACTTATATCTTTATCGCAAACGTCGCTGTCTGGCTTGGTGTTGCCGGATATCTCGTATTCTTGGCGTCCAAGTCCGCAGGATTGGAGAAGCGCGTGCAGCAGCTCGAACTTTTGGGAGACGATAATGACAGCTAA
- a CDS encoding branched-chain amino acid ABC transporter permease LivH (LivHMGF is the membrane component of the LIV-I/LS branched-chain amino acid transporter) codes for MEYFLELFLGGLTRGSIYALIALGYTMVYGIIELINFAHGEIYMIGAFTGLIVAGLLTMLGFPGIAILAIAVVCAVVWAAAYGYTIEKVAYKPLRGAPRLSPLISAIGMSIFLQNYVMLAQTSDFLPFPELIPEFGFMKSMGSIMSSSELVIILATISSCVGLTLFIKFTKLGKAMRATAQNRKMAMLVGINVDMVISATFIIGSSLAAVGGVLIASHIGQINYYIGFIAGIKAFTAAVLGGIGSIPGAMLGALVLGLTEAFATGYVSSDYEDVFAFCLLVLILIFRPSGIMGKEKTQKV; via the coding sequence ATGGAATATTTTCTTGAGCTGTTTTTGGGTGGACTGACCCGGGGCAGCATATATGCTCTTATCGCTTTGGGCTACACCATGGTCTACGGCATTATCGAGCTTATCAACTTCGCTCATGGCGAGATTTATATGATTGGCGCATTTACAGGGCTGATCGTAGCTGGATTGTTGACGATGCTTGGGTTTCCCGGCATCGCCATACTGGCCATTGCGGTGGTCTGTGCGGTCGTTTGGGCCGCGGCATATGGGTACACTATTGAAAAGGTTGCCTATAAGCCGTTGCGCGGTGCGCCTCGCCTTTCCCCGCTGATTTCTGCCATCGGTATGTCAATTTTTTTACAGAACTACGTCATGCTTGCCCAGACATCGGATTTCCTTCCGTTTCCTGAACTCATTCCCGAGTTTGGATTCATGAAGTCCATGGGCTCCATCATGAGTTCTTCCGAACTGGTCATCATTCTTGCCACGATATCTTCGTGTGTGGGACTGACGCTGTTCATCAAATTCACCAAATTGGGCAAGGCCATGCGCGCCACGGCCCAGAATCGGAAGATGGCCATGCTTGTCGGCATCAATGTCGATATGGTTATTTCCGCGACCTTTATCATCGGGTCCAGTCTGGCTGCGGTTGGTGGTGTGCTCATTGCCTCCCATATCGGCCAGATTAACTACTACATCGGCTTTATCGCGGGTATCAAGGCGTTTACTGCTGCGGTACTCGGCGGCATCGGGTCCATTCCCGGTGCCATGCTTGGAGCCCTTGTACTTGGCCTGACCGAAGCCTTCGCAACCGGGTATGTCTCTTCAGACTACGAGGATGTGTTCGCATTTTGTTTGTTGGTGCTGATTTTGATTTTCAGACCATCAGGCATCATGGGCAAGGAAAAGACCCAGAAGGTCTAA
- the ccmA gene encoding heme ABC exporter ATP-binding protein CcmA, whose amino-acid sequence MANAPLLTVKRVAKFFGSKLVFKEVSCDVVPGEILLVAGHNGAGKSTLMRIMAGLSKPSAGEVSLNVEPEDSAYLGHATFIYPGLSALENLKFWGSMYGLSPSRDQLIELLRRVGLERAAEEKAGSFSRGMAQRLNLARIYLVEPKLIFLDEPGTGLDPRSLAKLRSEITGLRDKGVSVIWISHQVADDTKLADKVLALGGRKVEYFGPASEYVVEATC is encoded by the coding sequence ATGGCGAACGCGCCTTTGCTTACTGTGAAGCGGGTTGCCAAGTTTTTTGGCAGCAAACTCGTGTTCAAGGAAGTCTCCTGCGATGTTGTGCCTGGTGAAATTTTGCTCGTGGCCGGACATAACGGTGCGGGTAAATCGACGCTCATGCGCATCATGGCCGGATTGTCCAAACCGTCGGCCGGAGAGGTTTCTTTGAACGTCGAACCGGAAGATTCGGCCTATCTTGGGCATGCCACCTTTATTTATCCGGGCTTGTCAGCTTTGGAAAATTTGAAATTCTGGGGTTCCATGTATGGGCTTTCGCCATCCCGAGATCAACTTATAGAGCTGCTTAGAAGGGTCGGATTGGAACGTGCGGCCGAAGAGAAAGCCGGTTCCTTTTCGCGAGGCATGGCCCAGCGACTGAATTTGGCGCGTATTTATCTTGTGGAACCGAAACTTATTTTTCTTGATGAACCTGGTACAGGACTTGACCCGCGTTCTCTGGCAAAACTCAGGAGCGAGATAACCGGATTGCGTGACAAAGGTGTCAGCGTGATTTGGATCAGTCATCAAGTGGCTGACGATACGAAACTTGCCGACAAGGTTCTCGCGTTGGGTGGCAGAAAGGTGGAATATTTTGGTCCCGCATCCGAGTACGTGGTGGAGGCAACATGCTGA
- a CDS encoding ABC transporter ATP-binding protein: protein MLELKNVNSFYGNIQALYDVNLHIDQGEIITLIGANGAGKSTTLMTVCGVVQAREGKVLYEGDDISREAPNKIVAQGICQVPEGRLIFPELTVQENLDMGAFMRNDKNAIKRDIDYCYDLFPILAERRRQQGGTLSGGEQQMLAIGRALMAKPRLLLLDEPSMGLAPLVVRQIFEIIKKVNAENNTTIFLVEQNANLALKIGHRGYVMENGRVVLTDTCDKLLEDEQVKKAYLGL, encoded by the coding sequence ATGCTTGAGCTGAAAAATGTTAACAGTTTTTACGGGAATATTCAGGCCCTGTATGATGTGAATCTGCATATCGATCAAGGCGAGATTATTACTTTGATCGGGGCCAACGGTGCAGGCAAGTCCACAACGCTTATGACCGTATGCGGTGTAGTTCAGGCCCGCGAAGGGAAGGTGTTGTACGAAGGAGATGATATCTCCCGTGAGGCACCGAACAAAATTGTGGCTCAGGGAATTTGTCAGGTGCCGGAAGGGCGTCTAATTTTCCCGGAACTCACAGTTCAGGAGAATCTCGATATGGGCGCATTCATGCGAAACGACAAGAATGCGATCAAGCGGGATATCGATTATTGCTATGATTTGTTTCCCATTTTGGCAGAACGACGACGACAGCAAGGCGGAACCCTGTCGGGAGGGGAGCAACAGATGCTTGCCATCGGGCGTGCTCTTATGGCAAAGCCTCGTCTCCTGCTTCTGGATGAGCCATCGATGGGACTAGCGCCCTTGGTCGTCCGGCAGATCTTCGAAATTATCAAGAAGGTCAATGCGGAAAACAATACCACCATCTTTTTGGTGGAGCAGAACGCCAACCTCGCGCTCAAGATAGGGCACCGAGGGTACGTCATGGAAAACGGGCGAGTCGTTCTCACAGACACCTGCGACAAGCTCCTTGAGGATGAGCAGGTGAAAAAGGCCTACCTAGGCTTATAA
- a CDS encoding cytochrome c-type biogenesis CcmF C-terminal domain-containing protein, whose translation MHLTGYVGLLFSLLAFLFLAGFAGVAAWRQNKDSLVFIERGQLLASGGVIFSTLILMVGLTSRDYSFRYVYDNVDNALSFVYTLTALWGGREGSLLFWELIIAVSGMILVSTPSYKSFSDDTKLYFWMFFLAIQGFFLLLLTGWSNPFIEIIPAPADGRGLNPLLRNPGMIFHPPLLFLGFALYAIPACAALAASIAGEKKSWITVTRNWNILSWVFLTAGIVLGAWWSYMELGWGGYWAWDPVENASLIPWFAGTAVLHTSIIESRRNALQRTNVFLMSLTFILCIFSTYLTRSGVIDSLHSFGESGVAKPLFWSMMIGLLVTFMVTFLSERLTHRSLSDFLSRQGMLVIAAWFLLALGMVVTLGTMWPVISQIWTDKPLGLDAHFYNRVCLPFMSCLVLIFCYCPWLGWKGGIRNMKGFIGVSVALAVSFVGFYLSGMTNVLAALTAAASVAAIFGMVMLFVLYPSMRKTRQSWGAYGIHLGLVLIALGIAFSGPYKIEREVVLARGESVVIDDYTLTFTDLVQDGNIGDIKLRATATLEVFEDGKLTGIMMPDKRIYRNFERQQFAEVSTVPSLGDELYSTLLGLTEDDKASFKISVNPLINWIWIGGTLMSILAFLLLRRMPRPGEGR comes from the coding sequence CTGACCTCCAGAGATTATTCGTTCCGCTATGTCTATGACAATGTGGATAACGCGCTGTCCTTCGTCTATACGCTCACGGCTTTGTGGGGTGGTCGCGAAGGATCGTTGCTTTTCTGGGAATTGATTATCGCCGTTTCCGGTATGATTTTGGTATCCACGCCGAGTTACAAGTCTTTCAGCGACGACACCAAGTTGTATTTCTGGATGTTCTTTTTGGCTATTCAGGGATTCTTTTTGCTCCTGCTTACAGGGTGGTCCAATCCTTTTATCGAAATTATTCCGGCTCCAGCTGACGGGCGTGGCCTGAATCCACTTTTACGTAACCCCGGCATGATCTTTCATCCGCCATTGTTATTTCTCGGTTTTGCTTTGTATGCCATTCCGGCATGTGCAGCATTGGCCGCTTCCATTGCGGGTGAAAAGAAATCGTGGATTACCGTGACCCGTAACTGGAACATCCTGTCTTGGGTATTTCTGACCGCAGGGATTGTGCTGGGTGCGTGGTGGTCCTATATGGAATTGGGTTGGGGCGGCTATTGGGCATGGGACCCGGTTGAAAACGCGTCTTTGATTCCGTGGTTTGCTGGTACCGCCGTGTTGCATACATCCATTATCGAATCTCGCCGTAATGCCTTGCAGCGTACCAACGTCTTTCTCATGTCCCTGACGTTTATCTTGTGTATTTTTTCGACCTACCTGACTCGGTCCGGTGTTATTGATTCCCTCCACTCTTTTGGAGAATCCGGTGTCGCCAAGCCGTTGTTTTGGTCCATGATGATCGGGCTGCTCGTCACATTTATGGTGACGTTCCTGTCTGAACGTCTGACCCATCGTAGTCTGTCTGACTTCTTGAGTCGGCAGGGTATGCTCGTTATCGCGGCTTGGTTCCTGCTTGCTTTGGGTATGGTTGTTACTTTGGGGACCATGTGGCCGGTCATCAGTCAGATTTGGACTGACAAACCACTTGGCCTTGATGCCCATTTCTATAATCGGGTCTGTCTGCCGTTCATGTCGTGCCTTGTGCTTATCTTTTGCTACTGTCCGTGGCTTGGCTGGAAGGGGGGCATTCGCAACATGAAGGGCTTTATCGGCGTGTCTGTTGCGCTGGCCGTCAGCTTTGTCGGGTTCTATTTGTCAGGCATGACAAATGTTTTGGCCGCCTTGACCGCAGCCGCATCTGTTGCCGCGATTTTCGGTATGGTCATGCTGTTTGTTCTTTATCCGTCCATGCGGAAAACTCGTCAGTCCTGGGGCGCTTATGGTATCCATCTTGGTTTGGTGCTTATCGCTCTTGGGATTGCATTCTCTGGTCCGTACAAGATTGAGCGGGAAGTTGTCTTGGCCAGAGGCGAGTCCGTGGTCATTGACGACTATACGCTTACCTTTACTGATCTGGTGCAGGACGGGAATATCGGCGATATCAAGCTGCGAGCCACTGCCACTCTTGAAGTTTTTGAGGACGGCAAGTTGACGGGTATCATGATGCCGGACAAGCGTATTTACCGGAACTTCGAGCGACAGCAGTTTGCTGAGGTGTCCACAGTTCCCAGTCTTGGGGACGAGCTATACTCGACGTTGCTCGGCTTGACTGAGGACGACAAGGCCAGCTTCAAGATCAGCGTTAACCCGCTTATCAACTGGATTTGGATTGGTGGAACACTCATGAGTATTCTCGCCTTCCTGTTGCTTCGGCGTATGCCTCGACCCGGCGAGGGCCGATAG
- a CDS encoding ABC transporter ATP-binding protein gives MNNPVLNVKTVSKDFGGIRALDEVDLVVNDKEIVALIGPNGAGKTTFFNCITGIYTPTSGDVIIDPDASGTVVRINGKKPNIVTEYGMARTFQNIRLFQSMTALENVMIGTHCRTKASIWGAVSRNKAAREEEQAVIEKAYRLLELVGLSEFADELSSNMPYGKQRRLEIARALATDPFLLLLDEPAAGMNPQETLDLEQLIMDIREQFNISIMLIEHDMKMVMSMSDRIYVLDYGRMIATGTPQEIADNPTVIKAYLGEDHDD, from the coding sequence ATGAATAATCCAGTCTTGAATGTCAAAACGGTGAGCAAGGACTTCGGGGGCATCCGTGCCCTTGATGAAGTCGATCTCGTCGTGAATGACAAGGAAATCGTGGCCCTGATCGGTCCGAACGGAGCAGGGAAGACCACATTCTTCAACTGCATTACAGGTATCTATACTCCGACTTCAGGCGATGTGATCATTGACCCGGATGCGTCGGGGACGGTCGTACGAATCAACGGCAAGAAACCGAATATTGTTACCGAATACGGCATGGCCCGTACCTTCCAGAACATTCGGCTGTTTCAGTCCATGACTGCTCTGGAAAACGTCATGATCGGCACGCACTGTCGTACCAAGGCATCAATATGGGGTGCTGTTTCCCGTAACAAGGCCGCTCGTGAAGAAGAGCAGGCTGTCATTGAAAAAGCATATCGCCTGTTGGAATTGGTCGGACTGAGCGAATTTGCCGATGAACTGTCATCCAATATGCCGTATGGTAAACAACGTCGGCTTGAAATTGCCCGTGCATTGGCCACTGACCCATTTCTGTTGTTGCTGGATGAGCCCGCTGCGGGTATGAACCCGCAAGAGACGTTGGATCTGGAACAGCTCATTATGGATATTCGTGAACAGTTCAACATCTCCATCATGCTTATTGAGCATGATATGAAAATGGTTATGTCCATGTCAGATCGTATTTACGTTCTTGATTACGGGCGTATGATCGCAACAGGGACGCCGCAGGAAATCGCTGATAATCCGACGGTCATCAAGGCTTACCTCGGGGAGGATCATGATGACTAA
- a CDS encoding branched-chain amino acid ABC transporter substrate-binding protein has protein sequence MRVKLSLIALCLVMVAMLAACGGEAEKADEKADVETGEVAPAAKLVLGVAGAHSGDLASYGLPTVNAAKLVAAKINAAGGVNGAMVEVVAQDDQCKPELATNAATKMLSDDVKIVLGHICSGATKAALPIYLDGKIVVMSPSATNPPLTQSGEYPNFFRTIAPDDAQAALEVEFAKGLGLKNIAIIHDKGDYGKGFASFCKQFIEADADIQVALFEGVTPGAVDYSAVVQKIKGSGADGVIFGGYHPEASKVVTGMRKKGLEIPFLSDDGVKDDTFIKVAGKYAEGVYATGPMDFSSNPLYQEAIAAHKAEFGADPGPFFPEAYSAALALLKAVENADSTDYDKVVEALHTKKVDTPVGNIKFDAKGDAEGVGFAIYQVQDGKYVEIK, from the coding sequence ATGAGAGTCAAACTGAGTCTGATCGCTCTGTGCCTGGTCATGGTGGCCATGTTGGCAGCGTGTGGCGGTGAAGCTGAGAAAGCTGATGAAAAAGCTGATGTCGAAACTGGTGAAGTGGCTCCTGCCGCCAAGCTCGTTCTCGGTGTCGCTGGTGCCCATTCCGGTGATTTGGCCTCTTACGGCCTGCCCACTGTCAATGCGGCCAAGCTTGTTGCAGCCAAAATTAATGCAGCCGGTGGTGTCAATGGCGCCATGGTTGAAGTCGTTGCACAAGATGATCAGTGCAAGCCTGAATTGGCTACAAACGCTGCGACGAAGATGTTGTCCGACGACGTGAAGATCGTACTCGGTCATATCTGTTCCGGCGCGACCAAAGCCGCTCTGCCCATCTACCTTGATGGCAAGATCGTGGTCATGTCTCCCTCCGCAACCAACCCGCCGTTGACCCAGTCCGGTGAGTATCCGAACTTTTTCCGTACCATCGCTCCTGATGACGCTCAGGCCGCTCTTGAAGTCGAATTCGCCAAAGGTCTCGGCCTCAAGAATATCGCCATTATCCACGACAAGGGTGATTATGGTAAGGGCTTTGCTTCTTTCTGCAAGCAGTTCATCGAAGCTGACGCAGATATTCAGGTCGCCCTGTTTGAAGGTGTGACCCCCGGCGCAGTCGATTATTCCGCCGTTGTTCAGAAGATCAAGGGCTCCGGTGCTGATGGCGTCATCTTTGGTGGTTACCACCCCGAAGCGTCCAAGGTCGTTACCGGTATGCGCAAGAAAGGCCTTGAGATTCCTTTCCTGTCTGATGACGGTGTGAAAGATGATACCTTCATCAAGGTCGCTGGCAAATACGCTGAAGGCGTGTACGCTACCGGGCCCATGGATTTCTCTTCCAACCCGCTTTATCAGGAAGCCATTGCCGCTCATAAGGCAGAATTTGGTGCCGATCCCGGCCCGTTCTTCCCGGAAGCATACTCTGCCGCCCTGGCACTGCTCAAGGCTGTTGAGAACGCTGACAGCACCGATTACGATAAGGTCGTCGAAGCCCTTCACACCAAGAAGGTCGACACCCCGGTCGGTAATATCAAGTTCGATGCCAAGGGTGATGCCGAAGGTGTCGGCTTTGCCATCTACCAGGTGCAAGACGGCAAGTACGTTGAAATTAAGTAG
- the ccsA gene encoding cytochrome c biogenesis protein CcsA, producing the protein MKVKVLALLAGLALLVHQSMIWFYAPVAQSGPVQKIFYMHLPCSWWALVSFFVVFVSSILYLFNRKDMYDRVAGAAAELGVLFATLALVTGSVWARAEWGHWWLWDPKLTTALIMWYVYAGYLVLRNTPMGRDRKALVCAVLGIVAFLDVPLVFFAAKLWGSAHPDGLAREGSGMAVRMWYTVLAGLVAFGFMWGAMLLTRIKQLSQQAKLEAMLIWDDEN; encoded by the coding sequence ATGAAAGTAAAAGTACTCGCACTGTTGGCAGGTCTGGCCTTGCTCGTGCATCAGTCCATGATTTGGTTTTATGCACCTGTGGCCCAATCCGGTCCGGTGCAGAAAATTTTTTATATGCACTTGCCCTGTTCGTGGTGGGCACTGGTGTCCTTTTTCGTCGTTTTCGTGTCGTCCATTCTCTACCTGTTCAATCGCAAGGATATGTATGACCGGGTGGCTGGAGCCGCTGCAGAACTGGGTGTTCTGTTTGCCACGCTTGCCTTGGTGACCGGTTCAGTCTGGGCGCGAGCAGAATGGGGACATTGGTGGCTCTGGGATCCGAAGCTGACCACCGCGCTTATCATGTGGTATGTGTACGCAGGATATCTGGTGCTGAGGAATACACCAATGGGACGGGATCGAAAGGCCTTGGTTTGTGCCGTGCTTGGTATCGTCGCATTTCTGGATGTACCGCTTGTCTTTTTTGCAGCCAAATTATGGGGCAGCGCCCATCCTGATGGATTGGCCCGAGAAGGGTCGGGCATGGCAGTCCGCATGTGGTACACGGTACTCGCAGGCTTGGTCGCTTTTGGTTTTATGTGGGGAGCCATGTTGCTTACACGCATTAAACAACTGAGCCAGCAGGCAAAGCTCGAAGCTATGCTTATCTGGGATGATGAAAATTAG